The Mannheimia pernigra sequence GTTGCAAATTCATCTCTTTTGCTCTATTGCTTAACCACTGAGGTAACTTACTGATTTCTGGCGTTTGGCAGTTAATTTGTACTACTTGAGGCTCAATTTGGGTAAACCAAGCCTGCTTTTCCATCGTTTTGGAAAATTTAGGCAAATGCAAAATAAAAAGGAGATCTGAATGAATTAATGCACAGAATTCGGATAGCTTTTTAAATTGTGTCGTTGTTGGAGATTCAGGAAAATTCAAAATAATGATTTGTCGGGAGAAAAATAATCCCATTTCTTGGGCTGTTTCAAAAAGTGCTTCCCAGTTTGTGTCATTTTTTACGTCAATCTCTTTTTTCTCATCAAAGCCTTTTAAACGAGCGGATTGGATAATCAAATCTTTAGATTCATTCACCAACAACAAGTCGTTCCCTGTTAATAAATAAAAGGGATGTAATCCTTTGTTTAGAGAAAGTTGAAGCGCTTCAGGGAATAGCTTTTGCATAGATAAATGGCGAAAAATAGTTCGCCCCTACAAATTATTGTTATTTTGAAAGTTCTTTTTTCAACGCAGCCATTTTAATAATTAACTGGCGAGAGGCTTGTTCGTACATATCTTTCATAATCATCTCTTTTTCTGCTGACTTGGCAAGTGCAGCACGAGAGTCATCAAAGAAAGTTCGATGGGCAGAAACCGCTAGTGGATATTGCCCTTTATTTGGAATATCTGCAATTGCTTCTACATTCAGTGTTAATATTTTTTCTGCTTCACGAGCTTGTTTAAATACTGAGACAACCTTGCTATTTGTAGATGTTGAAACTAAACGAAGTTTTGATACATTTACAGAACTTGGCACTAATTTTACATCATTTAATTGTAATTGATTACGTAAAATACGAGACATTTCACTATGTTGATCGGCACTTTCAAGCGTTAATGTTCTGAGTGATTCAGGTAGTACTTCGTTGTTTTTAAAATGCCAACTGCAAGCAGTGAGGGCTAAAACAGCAACGAGGGAGAGTTTTTTAATCATAAGTTTTCCTCTAAGATAGTACAAGCTTAGCAGCTTGTACTATCAATTTATATAGATATTATCCTTTAACTACAAAGCTCAACATTTTAAATGGAATATAGATTTCTTTAATGATTTCTTGACCATCTAAGAATTTCACTACATTCGGTTCTGCTTTGGCAATAGTTTTCACTTCATCTTCAGTTGCGGTTGCAGGTACGGTAATTTTGCCACGCACTTTACCGTTTACTTGCACCACAACGAGTTTTTCATCTTCTACCATTGCAGTTTCGTTTGCTTGCACCCAAGGGGCGAAGTCGATGGTTTGCTCATTACCTAAGGCTTGCCATAATTCAAAACAGATATGTGGCGTAATTGGGTAGAGCATACGCACCACCGCACTTAAGGCCTCCGCCATTACTGCTTTGTCTTGCTCACTTTCAAGCGGTGCCTTGGTGAGCTTATTCATTAGTTCCATTACCGCCGCAATTGCTGTGTTGAAGGTTTGGCGGCGACCAATATCATCACTCACTTTCGCTATTGTTTTATGAACATCACGGCGAAGCTCTTTTTGGGCTTTGTCTAATGCAGATGTATCTAAAGTTGTCGTTGCTGGCGATTTTGCATATTCATACACTAAATTCCATACACGACCTAAGAATCGTTTTGCGCCTTCTACGCCAGATTCTTGCCATTCAAGGGTCATTTCTGCAGGGGAGGCGAACATCATAAATAAGCGAACCGTATCCGCACCATATTTTTCCACCATTTCTTGTGGGTCGATACCGTTGTTTTTCGATTTTGACATTTTCGTCATACCGCTATGAACTAGCTCACGACCTTCAGGATCGGTTGCTTTAGTGATTCTGCCTTTTTCATCACGCTCAAGTGTTACTTGCGTTGGACTTACCCAGATACGCTCGTTCGTTGGGCTGGTGTAGTAGAACGCATCGGCAAGTACCATACCTTGACAAAGCAGTTTCGTTGCTGGCTCGTCTGAATTTAAAATGCCTGCATCACGCAATAATTTGTGGAAGAAACGGAAGTAGAGCAAGTGCATTGTCGCGTGCTCAATACCGCCGATATATTGATCTACGGGTAACCAATAATTTGCCTCGTCAGAATCTAACATTCCATCAAAATATTGCGGGCAAGTGTAGCGTGCGTAGTACCAAGATGACTCCATAAAGGTGTCGAAAGTATCGGTTTCACGCAATGCGGGTTTGCCGTTGTAAGTGGTTTTTGCCCATTCTGGATCTGCTTTGATTGGGCTTTTCACGCCGTCCATCACCACATCTTCAGGCAGGATCACGGGTAGATCTTGTAATGGAACAGTTACCACTTCGCCTTCTTCGGTTGTCATCATTGGAATTGGTGCCCCCCAATAACGCTGGCGAGAAACACCCCAGTCACGCAGACGGAAATTCACTTGGCGTTTACCCACGCCCATTGCTTCTAATTTGTCTGCAATCGCATTAAATGCTACCTCAAATTCTAAGCCGTCAAATTCAGCAGAATTGATTAATTTACCGTGTTCGGTGTAAGCTGCTTTTGAGAAATCCCATTCTGAGCCATCAAGCGGTCGAATTACCTGATTAATTTGCAAATCGTATTTTTGAGCGAACTCGAAGTCACGTTCATCGTGGGCAGGCACAGCCATTACCGCACCAGTTCCATAGTGCATTAATACGAAGTTTGCGACCCAAACTGGCACTTCTTTGCCTGTTAATGGGTGAATAGCGAATAAGCCAGTCGCCATTCCTTTTTTCTCCATTGTGGCAAGTTCGGCTTCCGCCACTTTGGTGTTTTTAGCCTCACGGATAAATTCCGCTAATTCAGGACTATTTTCTGCTGCCAATTCTGCCAATGGGTGAGCGGCTGCTACCGCCACATAACTCACGCCAAAGAAGGTATCTGGGCGAGTGGTGTAAACAGGCAAGGTTGCGTTTGAACCAGCGATTTTGAAGGTGATTTCCACCCCTTCAGAACGACCAATCCAGTTGCGTTGCATTGTTTTGACTTGATCTGGCCATTGCGGAAGGTTGTCTAACTGGGTTAATAACTCTTCGGCATAATCGGTGATTTTGATAAACCATTGCGGAATTTCACGCTGTTCAACAGGCGTATCGCAACGCCAGCAGCAACCCTCGTGAACTTGCTCGTTGGCAAGTACGGTTTCATCATTCGGACACCAGTTTACGGTTGAGGTTTTTTTATAAACCAAGCCTTTTTTATACAGCTCAGTAAAGAACCATTGCTCCCATTTGTAATATTCAGGGCGACAGGTTGTCACTTCACGATCCCAGTCGTAAGAGAAGCCCAGCATTTTAAGCTGACCTTTCATATATTCGATATTTTCGTACGTCCATTTAGCCGGAGCAGTATTGTTTTTCACCGCTGCCCCTTCTGCTGGCAAGCCGAATGCGTCCCAACCCATTGGTTGAAGCACGTTTTTACCGATCATACGTTGATAGCGTGAAACTACATCGCCAATCGTGTAGTTACGCACGTGTCCCATATGCAATTTGCCTGATGGATAAGGCAGCATTGAAAGGCAATAATATTTCTCTTTAGTAACGTCTTTAACTGCTTTGAACACTTTATTTTCTGCCCAATAGTGCTGAACTTTCGGTTCAATCTCACTTGGGGTGTATTGTTGTTGCATAAAATCTAACCTTGCTTTGAATTAGTTAAAAAATTGCTATGATAATACCGTAAAACAAGGCTCTTTTGAATGGCAAGCGGTGGGATTTACAAGGTTTTTTGCAGATTTTTGCGATATGCTTCGAAAAATCATTAAATGATAAGTGAGAAAATGCAGAACTTTGATTATGATATTTCAAGATATTTTTGTAACAACAAAAAATATTGATTTGATTGAGTGATGATGTTATAACTGATGAGGTTCATCGCAAATGAAATTGGAATATGATGAGCAAAAAAGTATAAAAAATACCTTAGAAAGAGGACTCCCTTTCTCAATGGTAAAGGATTTCGAATTTGATACTGCATTTATTAAACAAGATTTACGCAATGAATACGGCGAAATTAGGTATCAAGCTTTAGGACTAATTGAGACTCGACTTTACGCCTTGGTTTTTTGTCTAAGGCAGGAAGTGGTGAGGGTAATCAGTTTTAGAAAAGCTAATTCAAGAGAGATTGCAATTTATGAAAAAAACAGAAAATCAGATAATAGATAATGAAAATCCGGAATGGACACAGGCAGATATTGATAATGCTTTGGCATTCCAGCAAATGCCTGAACAACTTCAATCTTTAGTTTTACAATCACAAGCTAAGAAAAGGGGCAGACCTTTAAGCCAAAACAAAAAAGTGAGTGTGACAATTCGTTATTCATCAAATGTGATTGAGGCTTTTAAAGCTACAGGCAAGGGTTGGCAGAGTAGAATGAATAAGGTTTTGGAAGATTATATTGCTCAGCATTGAATTAAGAAAAGTAGGAGATACATTATGAATGCTAATAATGTAAGAGTTTATAGCCCAATATTATCTAGTGATAATTTAGAACATTTAATATGGTATGCTAAGTGTAAAAATAGACTAAAAGAAGCGATTCAAATCAATTTGGATAATTGTACGATCCAAAGAATGGAAAGGCTAGATAAAAATTCTACTGTAGAAGATATTAAGAAATTAGGGTTATATCCTTTATATAAGATACTTACCGAGTGTCCAAATATATTAATTTCTGCTTTAGGTATAAATGAAATGCCTGGCTGTTATATCTCTAGAGCAAGAGAGGCTTATAACTTATTTTGTAAAAAATTTATTCCTAGTTATGTTGATGATCCTAATGCAACGAATAAACCATTTAATGTTGAGGAAGAAAAAATAATATTTAGAGATCTTCCTTTAGATACACAAAAAGCATTAGGATGTTTTTATTTACCATACTTATTAATACAGTATATCTATAAGTATAACTCAGGGCAATCTGGTTTAGATAAATTCAGGCATTATTTATATGGAGTTATCCATTATTTAGATATGGTGTCAGCTTTTGAATTAGAATTGGCAAAATATGCCTTTTGGAAAATTAATGATAAATCAGTAATTCATACTTTATCAAGTGAAATAAAGGAAAGACGAAAAAGAATAAGAAAAAATTTTGTGAAAGAAAGAAATTCATTAAATTCAATCAGAGCTGCTTGTCTTAATTCTGCAATGGATACATATTGGATAAGAAGTATTTGTATTGGGACTGATGAAAGAGAAGCGATTTTGAATGGATATACTATTTGTGAACATTGGCTAGCAACTAATGATGATAAACTCTATATTATAGCTAATGATATAAAGCCCGTCCAAAGCATAAATGGGTTTGGATATATTATAGAATCTGTAAGAGAAAAAGAGTTACTAGAATTTTCTTATTGGAAGGAAGTTGATAATTTATCTTCAAAGGTGTTAAATGATAGAAAATATTTATCTGATAGTCAATTTGATATAAAAATTGAAAATATCACAGAATCAATTTCTCAATTGGATGATGCATTGGAAAAATATTTTCGGAATTTAACAGTTAGAAGCCAACCTGATTAAGATTGGCTTCTATGTAGTATAACAGACTAGACTGTGATAATCTCAGTTCCACCCATATAAGGTCTTAACACTTCTGGCACAGTAATTGAGCCATCAGCATTTTGGTAGTTTTCAAGTACTGCTACAAGCGTACGCCCAACCGCTAAACCTGAACCGTTTAGGGTGTGGACTAAGCGAGTTTTTTTGTCTGATTTTGCTTTGCAACGTGCAGCCATTCGGCGCGCTTGGAAATCCCACATATTTGAGCAAGATGAAATTTCACGGTAAGTGTTTTGCGCCGGTAGCCACACTTCTAAATCGTAAGTTTTTGCTGAACCGAAGCCCATATCGCCTGTGCAGAGTAACACTTTGCGGTATGGTAAGCCTAAAAGTTGTAATACTTTTTCCGCGTGGCCTGTTAATTCTTCTAAGGCTTCCATTGATTTTTCAGGAGCAACGATTTGCACCATTTCTACTTTTTCAAATTGGTGCATACGAATTAAACCACGCGTATCACGCCCGTAAGAACCCGCTTCAGAACGGAAGCACGGTGTGTGGGCGGTGTAGCGTAATGGCAAGGTTTCTTCATCAATAATTTCATCACGCACTAAGTTTGTGACAGGCACTTCAGCGGTTGGAATTAAGCTATATGAGCGCTGTACCTCGTTCGGATCTTGCCCCATTAATGGTTGTGTGTGGAATAAATCTTCGCCGAATTTGGGTAACTGACCTGTGCCGAATAATGAATCTTGGTTCACTAAAAATGGTACGTTGGTTTCTATGTAGCCGTGCTGTTCGGTGTGCAAATCTAACATAAATTGCGATAACGCACGATGCAAACGAGCCAGTTTGCCTTTCATTACCACAAAACGGCTAGCGGTTAATTTCACGCCTGCGGCAAAATCTAAACCGTTTAACGCTTCACCTAGTGCTACGTGATCTTTCACCTCAAAGTCAAATTGACGAGGCTCACCCCAGCGAGAAATTTCTTGGTTTTCGCTGTCATCTTTACCTAATGGAACTTCTTCTGCGGGTAAATTGGGTACAGATAATAGTAATTCACGGATTTGGTTTTGGACTTTGTCTAATTCTACTTTTGCTGAGTCTAGTTCGTTACCCATCGAATCCACTTCAGCTAAAAGGGCTGAAATATCTTCGCCACGTGCTTTAGCGGCACCGATATTTTTAGAACGTGCATTACGCTCAGCCTGTAAAGTTTCAGTTTTTACTTGCAGGGTTTTACGTTGTTCTTCTAACGATTTCACACGCTCAATATCTAAAATGAAATTACGTTTAATTTTTAATATTTCTGCAACTTCTTCTAGGTTGGTACGCAGTAGATTCTGGTCTATCATATTAATTTCCTTAATTTAAAATCTATTAATGGATAAGGTTTATCCACGATTCGCATTTTTCATAATACGTTGTTTGGCGACTTGCCATTCACGATCTTTAATATCTTCACGTTTGTCGTGTAGCTTTTTCCCTTTTGCTAAGCCAATTTTCACTTTCGCCCACGCATTTTTCCAATACATTGAGGTTGCTACAATGGTGTAGCCTTCACGATTGACTTTTCCGAAAAGTGAATCTAGCTCACGCTTTTTTAGCAAGAGTTTGCGGGTGCGAGTTGGGTCACTCACGATGTGGGTTGATGCCATATTAAGTGGCGTAATCATCGCGCCAAATAAAAAGGCTTCGCCGTTGCGAAAAATGACGTAACTGTCGCTGATATTGCCTTTTCCTGCTCGAAGTGCTTTTACCTCCCAGCCTTGTAGTTCAATCCCTGCTTCAATTTCATCTTCAATGAAATATTCGTGTCTAGCACGTTTATTTAATGCAATCGTATTCGATGCTGCTTTTGGTTTTTTTGCCATAATTTTAGAAAGTGTTAAAAATTTATTTGAATTCTACCCTAAACGAGCTAAACAGTGAACAGCGAAAGGAGGGAAACCTTTGCAAGCGGTCAAATTTGCTGAAAAATTTGCAAAAAGCGTGTGTTTTATTATCCACTTTGCTGATGGCTAGACGTGCGAGCATAGCGAGTAAAAAATTCATAAAAAATGACCGCTTGTGGTTACTCAAACATATCCGCAAGTAAAAATTGTAATACCGAATCCATTCGTAAATGTGGAATAGATTGGTCAAACTCAATCCGTT is a genomic window containing:
- the lptE gene encoding LPS assembly lipoprotein LptE produces the protein MIKKLSLVAVLALTACSWHFKNNEVLPESLRTLTLESADQHSEMSRILRNQLQLNDVKLVPSSVNVSKLRLVSTSTNSKVVSVFKQAREAEKILTLNVEAIADIPNKGQYPLAVSAHRTFFDDSRAALAKSAEKEMIMKDMYEQASRQLIIKMAALKKELSK
- the leuS gene encoding leucine--tRNA ligase; translated protein: MQQQYTPSEIEPKVQHYWAENKVFKAVKDVTKEKYYCLSMLPYPSGKLHMGHVRNYTIGDVVSRYQRMIGKNVLQPMGWDAFGLPAEGAAVKNNTAPAKWTYENIEYMKGQLKMLGFSYDWDREVTTCRPEYYKWEQWFFTELYKKGLVYKKTSTVNWCPNDETVLANEQVHEGCCWRCDTPVEQREIPQWFIKITDYAEELLTQLDNLPQWPDQVKTMQRNWIGRSEGVEITFKIAGSNATLPVYTTRPDTFFGVSYVAVAAAHPLAELAAENSPELAEFIREAKNTKVAEAELATMEKKGMATGLFAIHPLTGKEVPVWVANFVLMHYGTGAVMAVPAHDERDFEFAQKYDLQINQVIRPLDGSEWDFSKAAYTEHGKLINSAEFDGLEFEVAFNAIADKLEAMGVGKRQVNFRLRDWGVSRQRYWGAPIPMMTTEEGEVVTVPLQDLPVILPEDVVMDGVKSPIKADPEWAKTTYNGKPALRETDTFDTFMESSWYYARYTCPQYFDGMLDSDEANYWLPVDQYIGGIEHATMHLLYFRFFHKLLRDAGILNSDEPATKLLCQGMVLADAFYYTSPTNERIWVSPTQVTLERDEKGRITKATDPEGRELVHSGMTKMSKSKNNGIDPQEMVEKYGADTVRLFMMFASPAEMTLEWQESGVEGAKRFLGRVWNLVYEYAKSPATTTLDTSALDKAQKELRRDVHKTIAKVSDDIGRRQTFNTAIAAVMELMNKLTKAPLESEQDKAVMAEALSAVVRMLYPITPHICFELWQALGNEQTIDFAPWVQANETAMVEDEKLVVVQVNGKVRGKITVPATATEDEVKTIAKAEPNVVKFLDGQEIIKEIYIPFKMLSFVVKG
- a CDS encoding BrnT family toxin; translation: MKLEYDEQKSIKNTLERGLPFSMVKDFEFDTAFIKQDLRNEYGEIRYQALGLIETRLYALVFCLRQEVVRVISFRKANSREIAIYEKNRKSDNR
- a CDS encoding BrnA antitoxin family protein yields the protein MKKTENQIIDNENPEWTQADIDNALAFQQMPEQLQSLVLQSQAKKRGRPLSQNKKVSVTIRYSSNVIEAFKATGKGWQSRMNKVLEDYIAQH
- the serS gene encoding serine--tRNA ligase; this translates as MIDQNLLRTNLEEVAEILKIKRNFILDIERVKSLEEQRKTLQVKTETLQAERNARSKNIGAAKARGEDISALLAEVDSMGNELDSAKVELDKVQNQIRELLLSVPNLPAEEVPLGKDDSENQEISRWGEPRQFDFEVKDHVALGEALNGLDFAAGVKLTASRFVVMKGKLARLHRALSQFMLDLHTEQHGYIETNVPFLVNQDSLFGTGQLPKFGEDLFHTQPLMGQDPNEVQRSYSLIPTAEVPVTNLVRDEIIDEETLPLRYTAHTPCFRSEAGSYGRDTRGLIRMHQFEKVEMVQIVAPEKSMEALEELTGHAEKVLQLLGLPYRKVLLCTGDMGFGSAKTYDLEVWLPAQNTYREISSCSNMWDFQARRMAARCKAKSDKKTRLVHTLNGSGLAVGRTLVAVLENYQNADGSITVPEVLRPYMGGTEIITV
- the smpB gene encoding SsrA-binding protein SmpB, which translates into the protein MAKKPKAASNTIALNKRARHEYFIEDEIEAGIELQGWEVKALRAGKGNISDSYVIFRNGEAFLFGAMITPLNMASTHIVSDPTRTRKLLLKKRELDSLFGKVNREGYTIVATSMYWKNAWAKVKIGLAKGKKLHDKREDIKDREWQVAKQRIMKNANRG